In a single window of the Coffea eugenioides isolate CCC68of chromosome 3, Ceug_1.0, whole genome shotgun sequence genome:
- the LOC113767081 gene encoding protein argonaute 10-like: MPIRQMKESSEQHFVIKPQCQSSMNPVQKNPKTAQNGKGPPAQETQNTKPYNQSSPPSRNRGRRRGRGGRKSDQGDTLMRPSSRPCTAANKPVSAEPAGPVESTPTSSCAKNGNNKLCKVDMGFPSSSKSLSFAPRPGFGQLGTKCMVKANHFFAELPDKDLNQYDVTITPEVASKNVNRAIMAELVKLYKESDLGMRLPAFDGRKSLYTAGELPFAWKEFTIKLIDEEDGVNGPKREREYKVVLKFVARANLHHLGQFLAGKRADGPQEALQILDIVLRELSVKRYCPVGRSFFSPVIRRPQRLGDGLEAWCGFYQSIRPTQMGLSLNIDMASAAFIEALPVIEFVAQLLGKDAISRPLSDSDRVKIKKALRGVKVEVTHRGSVRRKYRVSGLTTQPTRELVFPVDDNSTMKSVVEYFQEMYGFKIQYTHLPCLQVGNQKKANYLPMEACKIVEGQRYTKRLSEKQITALLKFTCQRPRERENDILQTVQQNAYDQDPYAKEFGIKISENLASVEARVLPAPWLKYHENGKEKDCLPQVGQWNMMNKKMINGMTVSRWACINFSRSVQESVARGFCNELAQMCQVSGMEFNSEPVIPIYCARPDQVEKALKHVYHACMNRLRGKELELLLAILPDNNGSLYGDLKRICETELGLISQCCLTKHVFKISKQYLANVSLKINVKMGGRNTVLLDAISCRIPLVSDIPTIIFGADVTHPENGEDSSPSIAAVVASQDWPEVTKYAGLVCAQAHRQELIQDLYKTWHDPARGTVSGGMIRDLLVSFRKATGQKPQRIIFYRDGVSEGQFYQVLLFELDAIRKACASLEPNYQPPVTFIVVQKRHHTRLFANNHRDRSSMDKSGNILPGTVVDTKICHPTEFDFYLCSHAGIQGTSRPAHYHVLWDENNFTADGIQSLTNNLCYTYARCTRSVSVVPPAYYAHLAAFRARFYMEPDLQENGCAAAGRKSSRAAGESGVRPLPALKENVKRVMFYC; the protein is encoded by the exons ATGCCTATTAGGCAAATGAAAGAGAGCTCAGAACAGCATTTCGTGATCAAACCCCAGTGCCAGAGCTCAATGAATCCAGTTCAGAAGAATCCCAAAACAGCTCAAAACGGTAAAGGGCCACCCGCCCAAGAAACTCAGAACACCAAGCCTTACAATCAGTCCTCACCTCCATCAAGAAATAGAGGAAGGAGAAGGGGAAGAGGTGGCCGGAAATCTGATCAAGGTGACACCTTGATGCGGCCAAGTTCAAGGCCTTGCACTGCCGCAAATAAGCCGGTTTCCGCTGAACCTGCTGGTCCTGTTGAATCAACTCCAACAAGTAGTTGTGCTAAGAATGGGAACAATAAACTATGTAAAGTGGACATGGGTTTTCCCTCTTCAAGCAAGTCATTGAGTTTTGCACCTAGACCTGGGTTTGGGCAACTTGGAACGAAATGTATGGTTAAGGCCAACCATTTCTTTGCAGAGTTACCGGACAAGGACTTGAACCAATATGAT GTTACTATAACTCCTGAAGTGGCGTCTAAAAACGTGAACAGAGCTATCATGGCAGAGTTGGTGAAACTGTACAAAGAATCTGACTTAGGGATGAGATTGCCTGCATTTGATGGCAGAAAGAGTCTATACACTGCTGGTGAACTTCCTTTCGCTTGGAAAGAGTTCACAATTAAATTAATAGATGAAGAGGATGGAGTCAATGGCCCCAA GAGAGAGAGGGAGTACAAAGTTGTACTCAAGTTTGTTGCACGGGCAAATTTGCATCATTTAGGCCAATTTCTTGCTGGGAAACGGGCAGATGGTCCGCAGGAAGCTCTTCAAATACTTGACATTGTGTTGAGAGAGCTTTCTGTAAAAAG GTACTGCCCAGTGGGGAGATCATTCTTTTCTCCTGTTATCAGGAGGCCTCAACGTCTTGGAGATGGCTTAGAAGCATGGTGTGGGTTCTACCAGAGTATAAGACCAACTCAAATGGGCTTGTCTCTCAATATTG ATATGGCTTCAGCTGCATTTATTGAGGCTCTTCCGGTGATAGAATTTGTTGCCCAACTTCTGGGAAAAGATGCAATATCACGCCCTTTGTCTGACTCTGACCGTGTTAAG ATAAAAAAGGCTCTCAGAGGAGTGAAAGTTGAAGTAACGCATAGGGGAAGTGTGCGAAGAAAGTATCGGGTTTCTGGGTTAACAACCCAACCAACTCGAGAACTAGT TTTTCCAGTTGATGACAATTCAACGATGAAATCAGTTGTTGAATACTTCCAAGAAATGTATGGCTTCAAAATTCAGTATACTCATCTTCCTTGCCTTCAAGTCGGGAACCAAAAGAAGGCTAACTATCTACCAATGGAG GCATGTAAAATTGTTGAGGGCCAAAGATATACAAAAAGGCTGAGTGAGAAGCAAATTACAGCTCTTCTGAAGTTTACATGCCAAAGACCCAGGGAGCGTGAAAATGACATTTTGCAG ACAGTTCAGCAAAATGCATATGATCAAGATCCATATGCCAAGGAATTTGGGATCAAAATTAGCGAAAATCTAGCTTCTGTGGAGGCAAGGGTACTTCCAGCGCCTTGG CTGAAATATCATGAGAATGGAAAAGAGAAGGATTGTTTGCCTCAAGTTGGACAGTGGAACATGATGAATAAG AAAATGATCAATGGGATGACTGTTAGCCGGTGGGCGTGCATCAACTTCTCGAGGAGTGTCCAAGAGAGCGTTGCTCGTGGGTTCTGCAATGAATTGGCTCAAATGTGTCAAGTGTCTGGCATG GAATTCAATTCAGAACCTGTAATTCCAATCTACTGTGCTAGGCCTGATCAAGTTGAGAAAGCTCTAAAGCATGTTTATCATGCTTGTATGAACAGACTAAGAGGAAAGGAACTGGAGCTTCTGTTAGCCATTTTACCAGACAACAATGGTTCATTGTATG GCGATCTGAAGAGAATATGTGAAACTGAACTTGGTTTGATATCACAATGTTGTCTGACAAAGCATGTCTTCAAGATCAGCAAGCAGTACTTGGCCAATGTGTCCTTGAAAATTAATGTTAAG ATGGGTGGAAGAAACACCGTACTTTTGGATGCTATAAGCTGTAGGATACCATTGGTTAGTGACATTCCAACCATCATATTTGGAGCAGATGTAACCCATCCAGAGAATGGAGAAGACTCCAGTCCGTCAATAGCTGCA GTCGTAGCTTCCCAGGATTGGCCTGAAGTCACTAAGTACGCGGGACTAGTTTGTGCTCAAGCTCATAGACAGGAGCTTATACAAGATTTGTACAAGACATGGCATGATCCTGCCCGTGGAACCGTCAGTGGTGGCATGATTCG AGATCTTTTGGTTTCCTTCAGAAAGGCAACTGGTCAAAAGCCACAAAGGATCATATTTTATAG GGATGGTGTGAGTGAAGGGCAATTTTATCAAGTCCTGCTTTTTGAATTAGATGCAATCCGGAAG GCTTGTGCTTCTTTAGAACCAAATTATCAGCCGCCAGTAACTTTTATTGTGGTACAAAAGAGACATCACACCCGGCTATTTGCTAATAATCATAGGGATCGCAGTAGCATGGACAAGAGTGGAAATATATTACCTG GCACTGTGGTTGACACTAAAATCTGTCACCCAACAGAATTTGATTTTTACCTTTGCAGCCATGCTGGCATTCAG GGTACAAGTCGACCAGCACATTACCATGTTTTATGGGATGAGAACAATTTTACTGCGGATGGCATTCAGTCATTGACAAACAATCTCTGCTATACATATGCAAGGTGCACCCGTTCTGTTTCTGTTG TTCCTCCTGCTTATTATGCACATTTAGCTGCATTCCGAGCCAGATTCTACATGGAACCAGATTTGCAGGAGAACGGATGTGCTGCTGCTGGAAGAAAAAGTTCCAGAGCAGCTGGAGAGTCTGGTGTACGACCATTGCCAGCGCTAAAAGAAAATGTTAAAAGGGTAATGTTTTATTGCTAA